The following coding sequences lie in one Pseudomonas syringae CC1557 genomic window:
- a CDS encoding conjugative transfer ATPase, with protein sequence MRWKLLWPKLNASGAGDDEQDGWQSHVESLRQAGIPEPGAAVQGGRPASIGDEQALYDVAPSFVELLPWVEFLPHSKSMLLEDGQSVAAFFELVPLGTEGREPGWLAHARDALENALQDSFDELDENPWVLQLYAQDEPCFDQYMQTLRDYVQPRARNTAFTEFYLRFFAHHLRAVAKPGGLFEDTVVTRLRWRGQTRRVRMVVYRRSIGHESRRGQTPEQMLNIVCDRLCGGLANAGIQARRMIAADVHDWLLRWFNPRPALLGPDAEDRERFYALARYPDETETGEIELASGRDFSQRLFFSQPRSDVAHGTWYFDGMPHRVLITDRLRIPPGTGHLTGETRKGDAINTLFDQMPEDTLMCLTMVATPQDVLESDLNHLAKKAVGETLASEQTLKDVHEARSLIGSAHKLYRGSLAFYLRGRDEAELDRRGLDLANVMLNAGLQPVREDDEVAPLNSYLRWLPCCYNPAKDRRKWYTQLMFAQHLANLSPVWGRAQGTGHPGITMFNRGGGPITFDPLNRLDRQMNVHLFLFGPTGSGKSATLNNLLNQVTALYRPRLFVVEAGNSFGLFSDFAKRLGLTVNRVKLAPGSGISLAPFADARRLIETPSDMQTLDADALDEDLPPDALAMEADEQRDVLGELEITARLMITGGEDKEEARMTRADRSLIRQCILDAAEYCVDEERTVLTRDVRNALRTRGQDPTLPEMRRVRLLEMADAMDMFCQGTDGEMFDRDGTPWPEADITLVDLATYAREGYNAQLSIAYISLISTVNNIAERDQYLGRPIINVTDEGHIITKNPLLAPYVVKITKMWRKLGAWFWLATQNIDDLPRAAEPMLNMIEWWICLSMPPDEVEKIARFRELSPAQKALMLSARKEAGKFTEGVILSKSMEVLFRAVPPSLYLALAQTEPEEKAERYQLMQQYGISELDAAVKVAETIDQARGIESPTLDLPQ encoded by the coding sequence ATGCGCTGGAAACTCCTCTGGCCGAAGCTGAACGCATCCGGCGCAGGCGACGACGAGCAGGACGGCTGGCAGAGCCACGTAGAGTCCTTGCGCCAGGCGGGCATTCCGGAACCTGGCGCGGCGGTTCAGGGCGGTAGGCCGGCAAGCATAGGGGACGAGCAGGCGCTTTACGACGTCGCGCCATCGTTCGTTGAACTGCTGCCATGGGTGGAGTTCCTGCCTCACTCGAAGTCCATGCTGCTGGAGGACGGGCAGTCGGTGGCGGCCTTCTTCGAGCTGGTGCCCCTTGGCACCGAGGGCCGGGAACCCGGCTGGCTTGCGCATGCCCGCGATGCGCTCGAAAACGCCCTGCAAGACAGCTTCGATGAACTGGACGAGAACCCCTGGGTGCTCCAGCTATACGCACAGGACGAACCCTGCTTCGACCAGTACATGCAGACTCTGCGCGACTATGTGCAGCCGCGCGCCCGCAATACCGCTTTCACTGAGTTCTACCTTCGATTCTTCGCGCATCACCTGCGCGCGGTGGCCAAGCCCGGAGGACTGTTCGAGGACACGGTGGTCACGCGGTTGCGTTGGCGCGGCCAGACGCGGCGCGTGCGTATGGTCGTCTATCGGCGCTCCATCGGACACGAGAGCCGTCGTGGTCAGACACCAGAGCAGATGCTCAACATCGTCTGCGACCGGCTGTGTGGTGGCCTGGCAAACGCCGGCATCCAGGCTCGGCGCATGATTGCAGCGGATGTGCACGATTGGCTACTGCGCTGGTTCAATCCGCGTCCCGCGCTACTTGGGCCTGACGCAGAGGACCGCGAGCGCTTCTATGCGCTAGCGCGCTACCCAGATGAGACCGAGACCGGCGAAATCGAACTGGCAAGTGGGCGGGATTTCAGCCAGCGGCTGTTCTTTAGCCAACCACGCTCCGATGTGGCGCACGGCACCTGGTACTTCGATGGCATGCCGCACCGCGTGCTGATCACCGACCGGCTGCGCATACCGCCTGGCACAGGACACCTGACAGGCGAAACCCGCAAGGGCGATGCAATCAACACGCTGTTCGACCAAATGCCTGAAGACACTTTGATGTGTCTCACAATGGTTGCCACGCCGCAGGATGTCCTCGAATCGGACTTGAACCATCTGGCGAAGAAAGCGGTTGGCGAAACCTTGGCATCGGAGCAGACGCTCAAGGACGTGCATGAAGCCCGCTCCCTGATCGGCAGCGCGCACAAGCTCTACAGAGGCAGCCTGGCGTTCTATCTGCGAGGCCGCGACGAGGCGGAACTGGACCGACGCGGCTTGGACTTGGCGAACGTGATGCTCAATGCCGGCTTGCAGCCGGTGCGCGAGGACGATGAGGTCGCGCCGCTCAACAGCTACCTGCGCTGGCTGCCCTGCTGCTACAACCCCGCCAAAGATCGGCGCAAGTGGTACACGCAACTGATGTTCGCCCAGCATTTGGCGAACTTGTCGCCCGTGTGGGGACGCGCCCAGGGTACAGGACACCCTGGCATCACGATGTTCAATCGCGGTGGCGGCCCGATCACCTTCGACCCACTCAATCGCCTGGACAGGCAGATGAACGTCCACCTGTTTCTCTTCGGGCCCACCGGCTCGGGCAAGAGCGCCACGCTCAATAACCTGCTCAACCAGGTCACTGCGCTCTACCGGCCACGACTCTTCGTTGTGGAAGCTGGCAACAGCTTCGGCTTGTTCAGCGACTTCGCCAAGCGCTTAGGCCTGACCGTAAATCGGGTCAAGCTGGCCCCTGGCTCGGGCATCAGCCTGGCGCCGTTCGCTGATGCGCGCCGGCTGATCGAAACGCCGAGCGACATGCAGACACTCGATGCCGATGCGCTGGACGAAGACCTGCCACCGGATGCCTTAGCCATGGAGGCGGACGAGCAGCGCGACGTGCTCGGCGAACTGGAGATCACTGCCCGCCTGATGATTACGGGCGGCGAGGACAAAGAAGAAGCAAGAATGACGCGGGCAGATCGCTCACTGATCCGCCAGTGCATCCTCGATGCAGCCGAGTATTGCGTAGACGAAGAGCGCACGGTACTCACGCGCGACGTCCGCAACGCGCTTCGCACTCGCGGCCAAGACCCGACGTTGCCCGAGATGCGTCGCGTGCGGCTGCTGGAGATGGCAGACGCGATGGATATGTTCTGTCAAGGCACGGACGGCGAGATGTTCGACCGCGACGGTACGCCGTGGCCCGAGGCCGACATCACGCTGGTCGATCTAGCAACCTATGCCCGTGAAGGCTACAACGCTCAGCTGTCGATCGCTTACATCAGCCTCATCAGCACCGTCAACAATATCGCCGAGCGCGACCAATACCTCGGTCGGCCGATCATCAATGTCACGGATGAAGGCCACATCATTACGAAGAACCCGCTGCTCGCGCCTTACGTCGTGAAGATCACGAAGATGTGGCGCAAATTGGGTGCGTGGTTTTGGCTCGCGACGCAGAACATTGACGATCTACCTCGTGCCGCAGAACCCATGCTCAACATGATCGAGTGGTGGATCTGCCTGTCGATGCCGCCGGATGAGGTGGAGAAGATCGCGCGATTCCGCGAACTCTCGCCCGCTCAAAAGGCATTGATGCTGTCTGCCAGAAAAGAGGCCGGCAAGTTCACAGAGGGGGTCATTCTGTCGAAGTCGATGGAAGTGCTTTTCCGAGCCGTTCCGCCGAGCCTGTACCTCGCGCTGGCGCAAACAGAGCCCGAGGAAAAAGCAGAGCGCTATCAGCTCATGCAGCAATACGGCATCAGCGAATTGGACGCCGCCGTAAAGGTAGCCGAGACGATCGACCAAGCGCGCGGCATCGAGTCGCCGACCCTGGACCTGCCGCAATAG
- a CDS encoding TIGR03751 family conjugal transfer lipoprotein: MLSILTKGLVLALLLALLGGCATNKEDLLIHGDHTMMDIWQQEAGGGAVGGAGQVARRQLLEERQSLRRPLTDADMQAAPAEQMHYTRTARNEVYRQFQRLPNPDLVMYVFPHLAGTDPVPVPGYTTVFPLYQRVQYAMPGERVEDY; the protein is encoded by the coding sequence ATGCTCTCGATCTTGACTAAGGGCCTTGTGCTGGCCCTCCTCCTCGCGCTGCTGGGCGGCTGCGCCACCAACAAAGAGGATCTGCTGATCCACGGCGACCACACGATGATGGACATCTGGCAGCAGGAGGCCGGCGGCGGCGCGGTGGGTGGTGCCGGTCAGGTGGCGCGCCGCCAGTTGCTCGAAGAGCGCCAAAGCCTGCGTAGGCCTTTGACTGACGCCGACATGCAGGCCGCGCCCGCAGAGCAGATGCACTACACGCGCACGGCACGCAACGAGGTCTATCGCCAGTTCCAACGCCTGCCGAACCCCGACCTGGTGATGTACGTGTTCCCGCATTTGGCGGGCACGGACCCCGTGCCGGTTCCGGGCTACACGACAGTCTTCCCGCTGTACCAGCGCGTGCAGTACGCGATGCCGGGCGAGCGCGTGGAGGACTACTGA
- a CDS encoding TIGR03752 family integrating conjugative element protein, translated as MRSNGLLKWLMIPVALLVLFVGIRLFPSGGTSAPPQSDTGNQLTPEEMKALGIAGDTPRDTVATLVAQVKQLRTELQTALSDNKSQREENQRLRQRENSIDQRINSALETERSSLRRDQQQATSERQQTEGLLADLQRRLDSIGGRGGGNTDLPVGLGLHDGDQVGMEGGMRWVDPDDKKPDDGRNGSRGANSGTNFPTSFGPAQSTLDTPEQTAPKAVEDSAAAKNTKPIYTVPTNSTLMGSVAMTALIGRVPIDGTVNDPYPFKVLVGPDNLTANGIDIPDVAGAVFSGTASGDWTLSCVRGQVRSITFVFHDGTIRTIPEDRDGNQRNNQQQNSQSGGLGWISDPYGIPCVSGERRSNAQQYLGSQALITAAGAGMASLIKSDSGQMSYVGSDGSIGTVGITGQEAVGRILAGGVKEMSNWVNKLYGQAFAAVYVQPGAKVAVHLEEPLAIDFDPEGRKVDHRAGENHALDLD; from the coding sequence ATGCGCAGTAACGGACTCCTGAAGTGGCTGATGATTCCTGTGGCCCTGCTGGTGCTGTTCGTCGGTATTCGGCTGTTCCCCAGCGGCGGGACGTCGGCTCCGCCCCAATCCGACACAGGTAACCAACTCACACCCGAAGAGATGAAGGCCTTGGGCATTGCGGGCGATACCCCGCGCGACACTGTGGCAACGCTCGTCGCCCAGGTAAAGCAACTGCGCACCGAGCTTCAAACCGCGCTGTCAGACAACAAGTCCCAGCGCGAGGAAAACCAGCGCCTGCGCCAGCGCGAGAACTCGATCGACCAGCGCATCAACTCGGCGCTGGAAACCGAACGCTCGAGTCTGCGCCGCGACCAGCAACAGGCGACCAGTGAACGCCAGCAGACCGAGGGTCTGCTCGCCGACCTGCAGCGGCGTTTGGATAGCATCGGCGGACGCGGGGGCGGCAATACCGATCTGCCAGTGGGCCTGGGGCTGCACGACGGCGACCAGGTCGGGATGGAAGGCGGCATGCGCTGGGTGGATCCGGACGACAAGAAGCCCGACGACGGCCGCAATGGCAGCCGTGGCGCGAATAGCGGCACGAACTTTCCGACCAGCTTCGGCCCTGCGCAGAGCACGCTGGACACTCCAGAGCAAACCGCACCGAAGGCGGTCGAGGACTCCGCTGCGGCCAAAAACACCAAACCCATATACACCGTGCCGACGAACTCGACGCTCATGGGATCGGTGGCAATGACGGCGCTGATTGGCCGCGTCCCAATCGACGGAACCGTGAACGACCCATACCCCTTCAAAGTCCTCGTCGGCCCCGACAATCTCACCGCCAACGGCATCGACATTCCTGACGTGGCCGGTGCAGTGTTCAGCGGCACGGCTTCGGGGGACTGGACGCTTTCATGCGTGCGCGGCCAGGTGCGCAGCATCACCTTCGTCTTTCATGATGGAACGATCCGCACGATTCCCGAAGATCGCGACGGCAACCAGCGAAACAATCAGCAGCAAAATTCACAAAGTGGGGGCCTGGGTTGGATCAGCGATCCCTACGGCATTCCATGCGTCAGCGGCGAACGGCGCAGCAATGCGCAGCAGTACCTCGGCTCGCAAGCCCTCATCACGGCGGCTGGTGCCGGCATGGCCTCGCTCATCAAGAGCGACAGCGGCCAGATGTCCTACGTGGGATCGGACGGCTCCATTGGCACCGTAGGCATCACCGGTCAGGAAGCGGTCGGTCGGATTCTCGCGGGCGGTGTCAAGGAGATGTCGAACTGGGTCAACAAACTGTACGGCCAGGCCTTCGCGGCCGTCTATGTCCAGCCCGGCGCCAAGGTCGCCGTCCACCTCGAAGAACCGCTCGCCATCGACTTTGATCCCGAAGGTCGCAAGGTTGATCACCGCGCAGGAGAAAATCATGCTCTCGATCTTGACTAA
- a CDS encoding TIGR03749 family integrating conjugative element protein, whose product MKHSVLALLGLLTMASTPASQAVEILRWERMPLAVPLKVGQERIVFIDRNVRVGVPAGVGERLRVQSAGGAVYLRANEPIEPTRLQLQDANTGALILLDIAAEPAKDGEPALEPVRIVESAAPPSRYGDQPAGDDKAPVAADQQADERSPRRETPIPVVLTRFAAQHLYAPLRTVEPLPGVMRINLRRDLDLGTLMPTLPVRATALASWRLEDQWVTAVRLTNTSTGWIMLDPRVLQGDFLTATFQHEALGPRGTPEDTTVLYLVTRGHGLAQSLLPAIQRFDPATHLPQPEANDEAPMDGKEVRNAQ is encoded by the coding sequence ATGAAGCACTCTGTACTCGCGCTGCTGGGGCTGCTGACCATGGCCTCGACTCCTGCCTCCCAGGCCGTGGAAATTTTGCGTTGGGAACGCATGCCGCTGGCGGTGCCACTGAAGGTCGGCCAGGAGCGCATCGTGTTCATCGACCGGAACGTGCGCGTCGGCGTGCCTGCGGGCGTGGGCGAACGCCTGCGCGTGCAGAGCGCAGGCGGCGCGGTGTACCTGCGCGCAAACGAGCCTATCGAACCCACGCGGCTGCAGCTGCAAGACGCCAACACCGGGGCATTGATCCTGCTGGACATTGCTGCCGAGCCGGCCAAGGATGGCGAGCCTGCGCTGGAGCCGGTGCGCATCGTCGAGAGCGCTGCGCCCCCCTCGCGCTACGGCGATCAGCCGGCCGGTGACGACAAGGCGCCAGTGGCCGCCGATCAACAGGCCGATGAACGGTCCCCCCGGCGAGAAACGCCCATCCCGGTGGTACTCACACGCTTTGCCGCGCAGCACCTATACGCGCCGCTGCGCACCGTCGAACCGCTGCCGGGCGTCATGCGGATCAACCTGCGCCGGGACCTGGACCTTGGTACCTTGATGCCGACGCTGCCGGTACGTGCCACCGCCCTCGCCTCGTGGCGGCTGGAAGACCAATGGGTGACGGCCGTTCGCCTCACCAACACCAGCACCGGCTGGATCATGCTCGACCCCCGCGTGCTGCAAGGCGATTTCCTCACCGCGACCTTCCAGCATGAGGCACTCGGCCCGCGCGGCACGCCCGAGGACACTACCGTTCTGTACCTGGTGACGCGCGGGCACGGCCTCGCGCAGTCACTTTTGCCTGCCATCCAGCGCTTCGACCCGGCCACACATTTGCCGCAGCCGGAAGCCAACGACGAGGCCCCGATGGACGGCAAGGAGGTCCGCAATGCGCAGTAA
- a CDS encoding PFL_4703 family integrating conjugative element protein, which translates to MSRFKNEITHLQAHIKTLRLAAGALVIVALVMGGGWWSAPRDLTIHVPPDLRSGSTRKWWEVPPESVYAFTFYVFQQLNRWPTNGEEDYPRNLHALSPYLTPSCQAFLRADFDYRRNTGELRQRVRGIYEIPGRGYGDDPTARVRVVSDREWVVTLDISADEYYGEEQVKRALVRYPIKVTRVDVDPSRNPFGLALDCYDGTPQRISAPESARPAAGGLPAQAPQGETP; encoded by the coding sequence ATGAGCCGTTTCAAGAACGAGATCACCCATCTCCAGGCGCACATCAAAACGCTTCGTCTGGCAGCTGGTGCGCTGGTGATCGTCGCCCTCGTGATGGGCGGCGGCTGGTGGAGCGCACCGCGCGACTTGACGATCCACGTCCCCCCAGACCTGCGTTCGGGGAGTACTCGCAAATGGTGGGAGGTTCCACCTGAATCGGTCTATGCCTTCACGTTCTACGTGTTCCAGCAATTGAATCGTTGGCCGACCAATGGCGAAGAAGACTACCCGCGAAACCTGCATGCGCTTTCGCCGTACCTCACGCCGTCTTGCCAAGCCTTTCTGCGTGCCGACTTCGATTACCGGCGCAACACGGGCGAACTGCGGCAACGTGTGCGCGGCATCTACGAAATACCTGGCCGCGGCTATGGCGATGATCCCACCGCCCGTGTGCGCGTGGTCTCCGACCGCGAATGGGTGGTGACGCTGGACATCAGCGCCGACGAATACTACGGCGAGGAGCAGGTCAAGCGCGCCCTGGTGCGCTACCCCATCAAAGTCACGCGGGTGGATGTCGACCCCTCGCGCAACCCATTCGGCCTGGCGCTCGATTGCTATGACGGCACGCCCCAGCGCATCAGTGCACCGGAGTCGGCCCGTCCAGCAGCTGGCGGCCTGCCTGCGCAAGCGCCTCAAGGAGAAACACCATGA
- a CDS encoding TIGR03750 family conjugal transfer protein, whose amino-acid sequence MSEHEHVRADGTLTFLPHRLNRHPVVVRGLTADELWICCFLSGGVGLLVGAPLSWVFRTIALAPTFVVLGVALGLFIGGGILRRLKRGRPDTWLYRQLQWRIATRHPLAAGWVGGHMLISRSGFWSTHRSMTRGAR is encoded by the coding sequence ATGTCCGAGCACGAACACGTCCGCGCTGACGGAACGCTGACGTTCCTTCCGCACCGGCTCAACCGTCATCCCGTGGTTGTGCGCGGCCTCACTGCCGACGAGTTGTGGATTTGCTGCTTTCTGTCCGGCGGCGTAGGTCTGCTGGTCGGCGCGCCGCTGTCATGGGTGTTCCGCACTATCGCGCTAGCGCCCACGTTCGTTGTATTAGGCGTGGCCCTCGGCCTATTCATCGGCGGCGGAATCCTGCGCCGCCTCAAGCGCGGCCGGCCGGATACCTGGCTTTACAGGCAATTGCAGTGGCGAATCGCCACGCGCCATCCGCTCGCCGCTGGCTGGGTGGGCGGGCATATGCTGATCTCGCGCTCAGGCTTCTGGTCCACTCATAGGTCCATGACAAGGGGCGCACGATGA
- a CDS encoding TIGR03745 family integrating conjugative element membrane protein, which translates to MQSRILTSRLAQRATVALGAAALPALSFAQGLPQLENPTRGAGNGIMETIRNYGYDIIMLVALLVVASMFIGVCYHAYGTYAEIHTGRKTWGQFGLTVAIGAVLLVIGIWLLTEATGIL; encoded by the coding sequence ATGCAAAGCCGCATCCTCACTTCCCGTCTTGCTCAGCGTGCCACTGTGGCCCTGGGCGCAGCCGCGCTGCCCGCGCTGTCGTTCGCACAGGGACTGCCGCAACTGGAGAACCCCACGCGCGGCGCCGGCAACGGCATCATGGAGACCATCCGCAATTACGGCTACGACATCATCATGCTCGTAGCCTTGCTGGTCGTGGCGTCGATGTTCATCGGCGTCTGCTACCACGCATACGGCACCTACGCGGAAATCCACACCGGCCGCAAAACTTGGGGTCAGTTCGGACTCACCGTCGCCATCGGTGCAGTGCTGCTCGTGATCGGTATCTGGCTCCTAACCGAAGCCACCGGCATCCTGTAA
- a CDS encoding TIGR03758 family integrating conjugative element protein, translated as MNAAQVSAFQANSGIAPSAMATVLVGVVFAVLLVWGVWAIRTAYVGWSESRLNQRQFLGVCIRFVAMYLVLSFFLLS; from the coding sequence ATGAACGCTGCCCAGGTATCGGCATTCCAGGCCAACAGCGGTATCGCGCCTTCCGCGATGGCGACCGTCCTGGTCGGCGTCGTCTTCGCGGTCCTGCTCGTCTGGGGCGTCTGGGCCATCCGAACGGCCTACGTGGGGTGGTCCGAGAGCCGCCTCAACCAGCGCCAGTTCCTCGGCGTGTGCATCCGCTTCGTCGCGATGTACCTCGTCCTGAGTTTCTTCCTACTCTCCTGA
- a CDS encoding RAQPRD family integrative conjugative element protein, with amino-acid sequence MVASIWLRAAHRGVPTVLAMALLMGLSPTSFAESPAQRQELVAALRQLDALERTVADSAAHAPVTPGERYHFDYPRLQADLARVRTGIRDHLNPSRAQPRDPSELAGDYRTERGAEPPRTTAEEQP; translated from the coding sequence ATGGTAGCTTCGATCTGGCTGCGCGCCGCGCATCGCGGCGTACCCACTGTTCTCGCAATGGCCCTCTTGATGGGGCTGTCCCCGACGTCCTTTGCCGAGTCTCCGGCACAGCGCCAGGAGCTGGTCGCCGCGCTGCGCCAACTCGATGCGCTGGAGCGCACCGTCGCGGACAGCGCCGCGCATGCCCCCGTCACGCCGGGCGAGCGCTACCACTTCGACTATCCGCGCCTCCAGGCTGATCTGGCGCGCGTGCGCACCGGTATCCGGGATCACCTCAATCCTTCGCGTGCCCAGCCGCGCGATCCATCCGAACTGGCCGGCGACTACCGCACCGAGCGGGGAGCCGAGCCGCCGCGTACGACCGCGGAGGAACAGCCATGA